One Acanthopagrus latus isolate v.2019 chromosome 12, fAcaLat1.1, whole genome shotgun sequence genomic region harbors:
- the fech gene encoding ferrochelatase, mitochondrial, producing the protein MMAVLGSAGRLIQFARSSVSLSVRRRSTAAALAQTATPETQENRKPKTGILMLNMGGPEKLEDVHDFLLRLFMDTDLMKLPVQNKLGPFIAKRRTPKIQEQYSKIGGGSPIKHWTSMQGEGMVKLLDEMSPETAPHKFYIGFRYVQPLTENAIEEMEKDGVERAVAFTQYPQYSCSTTGSSLNAIYRYYSNRGERPKMSWSVIDRWPTHPLLVECFADHISNELQKFPEDKRDDVVILFSAHSLPMAVVNRGDPYPQEVGATVQRVMERLGHCNPYRLVWQSRVGPMAWLGPQTDEVIKGLCERGKKNLLLVPIAFTSDHIETLHELDIEYGQVLGEECGVENIRRAESLNGNPLFMKTLADLVHSHLKSNMPCSRQLTLRCPLCTNPTCGETKAFFANQTLS; encoded by the exons ATGATGGCAGTCCTGGGCAGCGCCGGTCGCTTGATCCAAT TTGCCAGGAGCAGTGTCAGTCTGAGTGTAAGGAGAcgctccactgctgctgctttagcCCAGACGGCCACTCCAGAAACACAGGAgaacag GAAACCTAAGACGGGCATCCTGATGCTGAACATGGGAGGACCCGAGAAACTAGAAGATGTCCACGACTTCCTGCTGCGGCTCTTCATGGACACAGACCTGATGAAACTCCCTGTGCAGAA TAAGCTTGGTCCGTTCATTGCTAAGCGTCGCACGCCGAAGATCCAGGAGCAGTACAGTAAGATTGGAGGGGGCTCGCCCATCAAGCACTGGACCTCTATGCAGGGAGAGGGCATGGTGAAGCTGCTGGACGAGATGAGTCCTGAGACTG CTCCGCACAAGTTCTACATTGGTTTCCGGTATGTTCAGCCGCTGACGGAGAACGCCATcgaagagatggagaaagacgGAGTGGAGAGAGCCGTGGCCTTCACACAGTATCCTCAGTACAGCTGTTCCACCACAG GCAGCAGTCTGAACGCCATCTACCGTTACTACAGCAACAGAGGCGAAAGGCCAAAAATGAGCTGGAGCGTCATTGACCGCTGGCCCACACACCccctgctggtggag tgTTTTGCAGACCACATCAGTAACGAGCTGCAGAAATTCCCAGAAGATAAGAGAGACGACGTCGTCATCTTGTTCTCAGCACATTCGCTCCCGATGGCT GTTGTAAACAGAGGCGACCCGTATCCTCAGGAAGTGGGAGCCACAGTTCAGAGAGTCATGGAGAGACTCGGGCACTGTAATCCTTACAGACTGGTGTGGCAGTCAAGG GTGGGACCCATGGCGTGGCTCGGCCCCCAGACGGACGAGGTGATTAAAGGCCTGTGTGAACGAGGGAAGAAGAACCTCTTGCTGGTGCCCATCGCCTTCACCTCAGACCACATAGAGACATTACATGAGCTGGACATCGAGTATGGACAGGTGCTGGGGGAGGAG TGCGGAGTGGAGAACATCAGGAGAGCAGAGTCGTTGAACGGGAACCCTCTTTTCATGAAG ACTCTAGCAGACCTGGTCCACTCCCACCTGAAGTCCAACATGCCCTGTTCCCGCCAGCTGACCCTCCGCTGCCCGCTGTGCACCAACCCCACCTGTGGAGAGACCAAGGCCTTCTTCGCCAACCAGACACTGtcatag